One Chaetodon auriga isolate fChaAug3 chromosome 14, fChaAug3.hap1, whole genome shotgun sequence genomic window carries:
- the rd3l gene encoding protein RD3-like, translating into MPLFRWMKLSHDTRVQAQDEVPSRKTSGVVLSRMLIGELLWHVEERERLARELEREHRLAHSALGFHWFQKYPRLRTLIPTSELHQLEFLCAQIPPIHAATVLSRFREVLATNNIRPWELASVFKQVLRDFLSQKEYEEENKLSVQPAQLQPMEAWTSRYKMKQGFVTPTVPNCGDNPREEIPTISGYVDRAMRHSSSFTGSSRDWDLPYYYPVPHRPVGVYSTTL; encoded by the exons ATGCCCCTGTTCAGATGGATGAAACTGTCCCATGACACAAGAGTGCAGGCTCAGGATGAAGTACCGTCTCGGAAGACCTCAGGGGTCGTACTCAGTCGCATGTTGATCGGAGAGCTCCTGTGGCATGTGGAAGAGCGTGAACGACTGGCGAGGGAGCTGGAGCGGGAGCACAGGCTGGCCCACAGCGCCCTGGGTTTTCACTGGTTTCAGAAGTACCCCAGGTTACGGACCCTCATCCCCACATCAGAGCTACACCAGCTGGAGTTCCTATGTGCCCAGATTCCACCCATCCATGCAGCCACCGTGCTCTCCAG GTTTCGTGAGGTGCTTGCCACAAACAACATAAGGCCCTGGGAGCTGGCGTCTGTCTTCAAGCAGGTGCTGAGGGACTTCCTGAGCCAAAAGGAATATGAAGAAGAGAACAAACTCTCTGTGCAGCCAGCACAGCTCCAACCAATGGAGGCTTGGACCAGCCGCTACAAAATGAAGCAGGGCTTTGTCACACCCACGGTCCCCAACTGTGGAGACAACCCAAGAGAGGAGATCCCAACAATTTCCGGATATGTGGACCGGGCCATGCGGCATTCCAGTTCTTTCACTGGGTCCAGCAGGGACTGGGACCTTCCATATTACTATCCAGTTCCTCACAGGCCTGTAGGGGTGTACAGCACGACACTGTGA